CGGAACTCCGTATCTTTGCATTGTGTTTTTCATAGTATTAGATTTAAGGTTAACAAAGGTTGGAGCAAGGCGTTGCTCCTTTTTTTATGTCTATACGTCATCTAAAACCTTTTCAACAACTATATCCATAGAAGTGCACATTCACAATAAATGCTGCCCAACTTTATTATCAGACAGCATTTATATTTCAAAATTTACATCAATAAACCTTAGAGCGATTTCTCTATCGCACTCTTAATCAACGGCTCCATAATATCATACCCCTCGCCTGTCGGATGAACTCCATCTTTAGTATATTGGGGATTCAAGGCCTGATTTTCATCCACCATTGCCTTATAATAATTAACAAACGGAATTTTATTAGCTTTTGCATAAGCCTCAATCCGATCATTTAAAGATTTAATTTTCTGTGGAACATCTTTTATTTCCATTCTCCATTTAAATGCAGCGGCAGGCAATACAGAAGTCAGAATCACTTTTATCTTATTTGCTTTTGCCAATTCTGTCATAGAAACGATGTTTCCAAATGTATAATCTTCATTATAAGTTTGTGTATTTTCGGCGACATCATTGGTTCCGGCATTAATCACCACTAAAGCAGGAGAAAGATTAATCACATCTTCCCGAAAACGCAACAAGAATTGATAGGAAGTCTGCCCACTGATTCCACGACCGATGTAACCGTTTGATTTGAAAAAGTCCGGATGAGTACGTACCCACCCTTCCGTAATGGAATTTCCCAGAAAAATAACCCGTTTGTCTTTCTTTGTCGCCTGTGGAAGTGCGGCATTTTGTTTTGAATAACGAGCTAAATTTCCAAAATCATTTTTCTGTGCATAGCTTTCTCCTATTGAGAAACTCAAGCAAACAATAGCCAATAACATCCATTGGCTCAATCTTCTTTTATCCATGTTTATATTAAGTATTAGTAATATGATATTTTGCACAAAGATAAAAAAAACTCCATACATAGACGCCCAAAATATCGAATAACCGTTAAGACGAAAGATATTTTTCTTAATCTATGTTATATAACATGCTATTTTACTTGGATTATTTGCTAATTTCCCAATAGTCCGTATCTTTGCAATGTGTTTTTCATAGTATTAGATTTAAGGTTAACAAAGGTTGGAGCAAGGCGTTGCTCCTTTTTTTATGCCTATATATTAGAAGTGAGTTTAACATACCTTGAATAAAAAGTGATATATACGTTTCTTTATTCCCAAA
The Bacteroides luhongzhouii DNA segment above includes these coding regions:
- a CDS encoding SGNH/GDSL hydrolase family protein, whose product is MDKRRLSQWMLLAIVCLSFSIGESYAQKNDFGNLARYSKQNAALPQATKKDKRVIFLGNSITEGWVRTHPDFFKSNGYIGRGISGQTSYQFLLRFREDVINLSPALVVINAGTNDVAENTQTYNEDYTFGNIVSMTELAKANKIKVILTSVLPAAAFKWRMEIKDVPQKIKSLNDRIEAYAKANKIPFVNYYKAMVDENQALNPQYTKDGVHPTGEGYDIMEPLIKSAIEKSL